Proteins from a single region of Rubeoparvulum massiliense:
- a CDS encoding CRISPR-associated helicase/endonuclease Cas3, with translation MNSIAHIRERDNEIQTVEAHLIEVKELAESIGEKIGVKHLTGLAGMLHDFGKYTEEFREYIMEAVRNPDSPPKRGSVDHSTAGGKLLYDFFHTGGNNNPYKGILAEVVGNAIISHHSFLQDFLNPELQSDYLNRVRDKGLPEFEVSKKQFFKKVINETDFHDYVDKAAYELERFLLEKIEESNQKKLMFLSKFIFSTLIDADRTNTRLFEEDKSNEPLTNHKELFQIYYERLMDKMNSFKKQKNANTPINLLRREMSDQCEKSAEKPSGIYTLSIPTGGGKTLASLRYALRHAKLYHKQRIIYVVPYTTIIEQNAEEVRQILKDKANILEHHCNVVEDSNDNDESQDGLISVQQKLKLAKDNWDSPIIFTTMVQFLDVFYAKGSRNIRRLHNLSESVIIFDEVQKVPVSCVSLFNDALNFLKAYCNSSIVLCTATQPALDFVENKLDINTDAEMIDNLPQVIEAFKRVNIIDIASNGTFNTEKLADFVKSKMEEVQSVLIILNTKSVVRNLYNLLKEQEEQIPIFHLSTSMCAAHRNETLSKVRQQLNEGNKIICISTQLIEAGVDISFDCVIRSLAGLDSIAQAAGRCNRHGEKGIQNVYIIDHAEENLERLKEIKIGKQVSRRILLDIARDKTKHGGQILSKQAMERYFQEYYTEFSSDLNYFIPKLKKEMTELLTAPKGKSSYYHANKQKVGEAIPLFLINSYKTAAENFRVIDNITISVIVPYKEGKNIIAELNSNRTIEDMTLLLKQAQQYTINLYAYEKDQLEKNGGLVSYLDGKIFMLKEGAYNEEFGLNINNDSQLGTLMY, from the coding sequence ATGAATTCTATTGCTCATATCCGTGAAAGGGACAATGAGATACAGACAGTTGAAGCTCATTTAATAGAAGTAAAAGAGCTGGCGGAGTCCATTGGAGAAAAAATTGGCGTTAAACATTTAACTGGTTTAGCAGGCATGCTACATGATTTTGGAAAATATACAGAAGAGTTTAGAGAATACATCATGGAAGCTGTAAGGAATCCAGATTCACCACCTAAGAGGGGGAGTGTTGATCACTCGACTGCAGGAGGTAAACTGTTGTATGACTTTTTTCATACAGGGGGGAACAATAATCCTTATAAAGGAATCCTAGCGGAGGTTGTTGGTAATGCGATCATATCTCATCATTCTTTTCTCCAAGATTTCCTCAATCCTGAGTTGCAATCAGATTACTTAAATAGAGTACGCGACAAGGGATTGCCTGAATTTGAGGTGTCAAAGAAACAATTCTTTAAAAAAGTTATAAACGAAACAGACTTCCATGATTATGTTGATAAGGCCGCTTATGAATTAGAACGCTTTTTACTTGAGAAAATAGAAGAAAGCAATCAAAAGAAACTCATGTTTTTATCAAAATTTATTTTTAGTACATTAATTGATGCGGATCGAACAAATACAAGACTATTTGAAGAAGATAAGAGTAATGAGCCATTAACTAATCATAAAGAGTTATTTCAAATTTATTATGAAAGACTCATGGATAAAATGAACTCCTTCAAAAAACAAAAAAATGCAAATACACCAATTAATCTGTTGAGAAGAGAGATGTCAGATCAATGTGAAAAATCTGCTGAGAAACCATCGGGCATCTATACATTATCGATTCCAACGGGTGGTGGTAAAACATTAGCAAGCCTAAGATATGCCCTAAGGCATGCGAAACTTTATCACAAACAACGGATTATCTATGTTGTTCCTTATACAACAATTATTGAACAAAATGCTGAAGAAGTACGCCAAATTTTAAAGGATAAAGCCAATATTTTGGAACATCATTGTAACGTAGTTGAGGATTCCAACGATAATGATGAGAGTCAAGATGGGCTGATCAGTGTACAACAAAAATTAAAATTGGCGAAAGATAACTGGGATTCACCGATTATATTTACAACGATGGTGCAGTTTTTAGATGTTTTTTATGCAAAAGGAAGTCGGAATATTAGAAGGCTTCATAATTTAAGTGAGTCAGTGATTATATTTGATGAAGTTCAAAAGGTTCCGGTATCCTGTGTATCACTATTTAATGACGCATTAAATTTTTTAAAAGCCTATTGTAATTCTAGTATTGTTCTCTGTACTGCAACGCAGCCGGCATTGGACTTTGTCGAAAATAAGTTAGATATAAATACTGATGCAGAGATGATTGATAACCTTCCTCAGGTTATTGAAGCTTTTAAGCGAGTGAATATCATTGACATAGCTAGTAATGGAACATTTAATACTGAGAAGCTAGCTGATTTTGTTAAATCAAAGATGGAAGAAGTTCAAAGCGTATTAATCATTTTAAATACAAAGTCAGTTGTTAGAAATTTATATAACCTACTAAAGGAGCAAGAAGAACAAATACCGATATTTCATTTAAGTACATCAATGTGTGCAGCACACAGAAATGAAACTTTATCTAAAGTAAGACAACAGCTTAATGAAGGAAACAAAATCATTTGTATTAGTACCCAATTAATTGAAGCAGGGGTAGATATAAGTTTTGATTGTGTTATTCGGTCTTTGGCCGGATTGGATTCCATTGCACAAGCAGCCGGCAGATGTAATCGACATGGAGAAAAGGGCATTCAAAATGTCTATATTATTGATCATGCAGAGGAGAACTTAGAACGTTTAAAGGAGATTAAGATCGGGAAACAGGTGTCAAGAAGAATACTATTAGATATTGCACGTGATAAAACAAAACATGGGGGTCAAATATTATCAAAACAAGCAATGGAGAGATATTTTCAGGAATACTATACGGAGTTTTCATCTGATTTAAATTATTTTATCCCAAAATTAAAAAAAGAAATGACAGAGTTATTAACTGCACCAAAGGGAAAAAGCAGCTATTACCATGCTAATAAGCAGAAGGTAGGAGAAGCGATACCATTATTTCTGATAAACAGTTACAAAACAGCAGCAGAAAATTTCCGTGTGATCGACAATATAACCATATCAGTAATTGTACCCTATAAGGAAGGTAAAAATATTATTGCAGAATTAAATAGTAATCGGACAATTGAAGATATGACTCTTTTATTGAAGCAAGCTCAACAGTATACCATTAATCTTTATGCTTATGAAAAAGACCAACTAGAGAAGAACGGTGGACTTGTTAGCTATTTAGATGGAAAAATTTTCATGCTTAAAGAAGGAGCCTATAATGAGGAATTTGGTCTCAATATCAATAACGATAGTCAACTAGGAACACTTATGTATTAA
- a CDS encoding flotillin family protein: protein MDTSILIIGAITLGVLVLLILVFIAKYRTVSPDEALIVTGSLLGNGKNVVRSEDGKKVKIIRGGGTFVVPVVQRAELLSLLNHKLEVGTRDTYTKQGVPVTVNGVSIIKVGSTIEEVSTAAEQYLGKTSEDLKMEAKEVLEGHLRAILSSLTVEEIYSNREKFAQKVQEVASTDLSKMGLRIVSFTIKEISDKNGYLDALGQPQIAAVKRDAAIASAEADKEARIGQAKAEKEAKEAEFARDAQIAESEKEKELKVADYRREQDIAKAQADQAYNLQEAITKQKVKEEEMKIQIIEREKQIELEEKEIQRVEKQYDAEMKKKADAERYSVEQAAEAEKAKQMKFAEAEKFKIEAEAKARAEQVRLEGLAKAEAQRAIGEAEADVIRLQGLAEAEAKRKIAEAFQLYGQAAVMDMMFKMLPEYAKEVASPLGNIDTITVVDTGGSSKNGGAGRVASYATDLMATLQETLKASSGIDVKELLEGFAGKMKEPAATQDVTPMQDLKSVHEHQEMEGKNHEVEGNTHD, encoded by the coding sequence ATGGATACATCGATTTTGATTATTGGCGCTATAACCCTTGGTGTATTGGTCTTATTAATTCTTGTTTTTATTGCAAAGTATCGTACTGTCAGTCCTGATGAAGCACTGATTGTCACAGGTAGTTTATTGGGGAATGGTAAGAACGTCGTGCGGTCAGAAGATGGTAAAAAGGTGAAGATTATTCGTGGTGGAGGTACCTTTGTGGTCCCTGTTGTTCAACGAGCAGAGCTACTTAGCTTACTCAACCATAAGCTAGAGGTTGGAACACGGGATACCTATACTAAGCAAGGGGTACCAGTGACTGTGAATGGTGTTTCCATCATTAAAGTAGGGAGTACCATTGAAGAAGTCTCGACAGCTGCTGAACAGTATCTGGGCAAGACCTCAGAAGATTTAAAGATGGAAGCGAAGGAAGTCTTGGAAGGGCATCTACGTGCGATTCTTAGCTCATTAACCGTCGAAGAGATTTACAGTAATCGGGAGAAATTTGCTCAGAAGGTTCAAGAGGTGGCATCTACTGACTTGAGTAAGATGGGATTACGGATTGTCTCGTTTACCATTAAAGAAATTTCCGATAAGAATGGCTATCTGGATGCGCTCGGTCAGCCACAGATTGCAGCGGTAAAACGGGATGCTGCCATCGCCAGTGCAGAGGCAGATAAGGAAGCGCGGATTGGGCAAGCCAAGGCAGAGAAAGAGGCGAAGGAAGCCGAATTCGCAAGGGATGCGCAGATCGCTGAATCGGAGAAGGAGAAGGAATTAAAGGTTGCTGACTACCGTCGTGAACAGGATATTGCCAAGGCACAGGCGGACCAAGCATACAATCTTCAAGAAGCCATCACCAAGCAAAAGGTGAAGGAAGAAGAGATGAAGATTCAGATTATTGAGCGGGAGAAACAGATTGAACTGGAAGAGAAAGAGATTCAGCGTGTTGAGAAGCAGTATGATGCGGAGATGAAGAAGAAAGCGGACGCCGAGCGCTATTCAGTAGAGCAAGCAGCAGAAGCGGAGAAGGCTAAGCAGATGAAATTTGCTGAGGCAGAGAAGTTTAAGATTGAAGCGGAAGCGAAGGCACGTGCCGAACAGGTGCGCTTGGAAGGTTTAGCGAAGGCGGAGGCACAGCGGGCCATTGGGGAAGCAGAGGCGGATGTTATTCGTTTACAGGGTCTCGCAGAAGCAGAGGCAAAGCGGAAGATTGCCGAAGCCTTCCAGTTATATGGTCAAGCCGCTGTGATGGATATGATGTTCAAGATGCTGCCTGAATATGCGAAGGAAGTGGCCAGTCCCTTGGGTAATATCGATACTATCACGGTTGTGGATACAGGTGGTAGCAGTAAGAATGGTGGCGCTGGTCGCGTCGCTAGCTATGCCACAGATCTCATGGCAACCTTGCAAGAGACCTTAAAGGCATCATCAGGCATTGATGTGAAGGAGCTGTTAGAAGGATTTGCAGGCAAAATGAAGGAACCCGCTGCAACTCAGGATGTCACTCCCATGCAGGATCTAAAGTCTGTCCATGAGCATCAAGAAATGGAAGGGAAGAATCATGAGGTAGAAGGGAATACGCATGATTGA
- a CDS encoding NfeD family protein yields the protein MAETLDLERIYLIVWITGLILTLLYALFGDFLDVFFESIPGTLLHPTVILGSLTSFALFGYIFEKVTQLSTLTIIILSTLISLIVVSLIYFLIVKPLMDGESTAHSIEDVIGAEGQVATAIPKKGLGEVILNVNRSLTNHPAKSDTPIREGTKIRVTGREGAILLVEPVQQEFPTFEEQKQNDSHFHSS from the coding sequence ATGGCTGAGACATTGGATCTTGAGAGAATATATCTGATTGTTTGGATAACTGGTCTCATTTTGACGCTGCTTTATGCATTATTTGGCGACTTTTTGGATGTTTTTTTCGAGTCCATTCCAGGTACATTACTACATCCTACGGTTATTTTAGGTAGTTTAACATCCTTCGCACTTTTCGGCTATATTTTCGAAAAAGTGACGCAATTATCTACATTGACGATTATCATACTATCTACCTTAATCTCCTTGATCGTTGTCTCACTAATCTATTTCCTTATTGTAAAGCCGTTGATGGATGGTGAGAGTACAGCTCATAGTATTGAAGATGTCATAGGTGCAGAAGGGCAGGTTGCCACCGCCATCCCAAAAAAGGGCCTGGGTGAGGTTATCTTGAATGTGAATCGCTCACTTACCAATCATCCAGCAAAGAGCGATACTCCGATCAGAGAGGGGACAAAAATTAGAGTGACCGGAAGGGAGGGTGCCATTCTGTTGGTAGAGCCTGTTCAGCAGGAGTTTCCCACCTTTGAAGAGCAGAAGCAGAATGATTCCCACTTCCACTCTTCGTGA
- a CDS encoding VanW family protein, whose translation MKQALLKQFPFLYRLRIAQLRFYRHVNNILHQQRFARNYNQDNLPYRCKVHQSLLRRKLGVTDPILQENKITNLRISIEKIDGIIIKPGEVFSFWFLVGKTTAKRGYIEGLLLSQGHVTTGIGGGICQLANLLFWMALHTPLTIVERHHHSFDPFPDDGRVLPFGSGASLFYNYVDLRFHNPTDQPFQIRVWLTDQFLKGAIYTEKEWPLSYHIVEKNHHFLRKENKNYRENEIWRRSIDKRTGQLIKEELLIHNFSEVKYDPFTSLQAMQKGRF comes from the coding sequence TTGAAGCAAGCCCTGTTAAAACAGTTTCCATTTCTTTATCGTTTGCGCATTGCTCAATTACGGTTTTATCGACATGTGAATAATATCCTTCATCAGCAGCGCTTTGCTCGGAATTATAATCAAGATAATTTGCCCTATCGATGTAAAGTACATCAATCATTGTTACGACGTAAGTTGGGAGTTACAGATCCGATCCTCCAAGAGAACAAGATTACAAACCTACGTATTAGTATCGAAAAAATAGATGGGATTATTATTAAGCCAGGAGAGGTTTTTTCATTTTGGTTCCTCGTTGGAAAAACAACTGCAAAGAGAGGTTATATCGAAGGTTTGCTCTTATCACAAGGGCATGTAACCACAGGGATAGGTGGAGGGATCTGTCAACTAGCTAATCTTTTATTCTGGATGGCCTTGCACACGCCACTGACCATTGTGGAACGACATCATCATAGTTTTGATCCTTTTCCCGATGATGGTCGCGTCTTACCATTTGGGAGTGGAGCCAGTCTCTTTTATAATTATGTAGATCTTCGCTTCCATAATCCGACAGATCAGCCCTTTCAAATTCGTGTCTGGTTGACTGATCAATTTTTAAAAGGGGCAATCTATACTGAGAAGGAATGGCCGCTTTCCTACCATATTGTTGAGAAGAACCACCACTTCCTAAGAAAAGAGAATAAGAATTATCGAGAAAATGAGATCTGGCGCAGGTCAATCGATAAGCGAACTGGTCAATTAATAAAAGAAGAACTGCTCATTCATAATTTTTCTGAGGTAAAATACGATCCTTTTACATCGTTACAGGCTATGCAAAAGGGTCGGTTTTGA
- a CDS encoding nitrous oxide-stimulated promoter family protein has product MVNTGKRIDSQKKTVEVMIQIYCKKKHHSSHGLCADCEELLGYAHKRLDYCRFGNDKGTCGKCPVHCYKPEMREKIQEVMRFAGPRMVYSHPIMAFQHLLDGMKKK; this is encoded by the coding sequence ATGGTGAATACAGGGAAACGAATTGATAGTCAGAAGAAAACTGTAGAAGTGATGATCCAAATCTATTGCAAGAAGAAGCACCATTCTAGCCATGGACTCTGTGCTGATTGTGAGGAGTTATTAGGGTATGCTCATAAACGTCTTGATTACTGTCGGTTTGGTAATGATAAAGGGACCTGTGGCAAGTGTCCCGTTCATTGTTATAAGCCCGAGATGAGGGAAAAAATTCAAGAGGTGATGCGATTTGCTGGACCACGGATGGTTTATTCTCATCCCATCATGGCATTTCAGCATCTGCTGGATGGAATGAAGAAAAAATAG
- a CDS encoding NAD(P)H-dependent oxidoreductase: MKLYVLHASMYGHTAALADAIAKGAEEVSGSEVILKDVEDLENVDELMSADAIIWGSSSYFGEPNPKMATFLGKLGRLWATGVLQGKIGGVFGSSSSTHGGIENLLRALQTPMMHHGMIIVSNTGALTEERIKYGCPYGACATIPVETSKEAPMNLPSEAELELAKEYGALVAKTAWRFTK; this comes from the coding sequence ATGAAACTCTATGTACTTCATGCTAGTATGTATGGACACACTGCTGCATTAGCAGATGCTATTGCGAAAGGTGCAGAGGAAGTGTCCGGAAGTGAAGTGATCTTGAAAGACGTTGAAGACTTGGAGAATGTTGATGAATTAATGAGTGCTGATGCCATCATCTGGGGTTCTTCTAGTTATTTTGGGGAACCAAATCCGAAAATGGCCACCTTCTTAGGTAAGCTCGGTAGACTATGGGCAACCGGAGTATTGCAAGGGAAAATTGGTGGTGTCTTTGGCTCTTCTTCTTCTACCCACGGCGGGATTGAAAATCTCCTCCGTGCCTTACAAACTCCCATGATGCATCATGGCATGATCATCGTCTCCAATACAGGGGCACTCACCGAAGAACGGATAAAATATGGCTGTCCTTATGGTGCTTGTGCAACCATTCCAGTGGAAACTTCGAAAGAGGCTCCCATGAATCTACCCAGTGAGGCTGAATTAGAACTAGCCAAGGAATATGGTGCACTTGTAGCCAAAACTGCTTGGCGTTTTACAAAATAG
- a CDS encoding ABC transporter substrate-binding protein, with protein MKQLVRMFLLVFVVSFSLMYVTSLLNSTQGYSSGNTLTIYNWGDYIDPELITQFEEETGIKVIYQTFDSNEAMMTKIAQGGATFDVAVPSEYAIEKMKAENLLLPIDHSKIPNLKNIDSRFMDLPFDPNNEYSIPYFWGTLGIVYNPDLVGDLDFTSWNDLWDEGLENQILLVDSAREVIGLGLNSLGYSLNDTNEEHLQAAKAKLDQLTPNIKAIVGDEIKMLLYNEEAAVGLVWSGDASEIMSENDKLDYVVPHEGSNLWFDNFVIPKTAKNIEGAHQFINFMLDPKVSAQNTEYVGYSTPNFEALALLPEEISGDERFYPSPELTDRLEVYENLGKRMVAHYNELFLEFKMHRK; from the coding sequence ATGAAACAACTCGTACGTATGTTTTTATTAGTCTTTGTCGTTTCTTTTTCCTTAATGTATGTTACCTCCCTTCTCAATTCTACGCAGGGTTACTCGAGCGGTAATACATTGACCATTTATAACTGGGGTGACTATATCGATCCTGAGCTGATCACCCAGTTTGAAGAGGAGACAGGGATTAAGGTAATCTATCAGACCTTCGATTCCAATGAAGCGATGATGACGAAGATCGCCCAAGGCGGAGCAACCTTTGATGTGGCTGTGCCTTCGGAATACGCCATTGAGAAGATGAAGGCAGAGAATCTACTTTTGCCCATCGACCATTCGAAGATCCCGAATCTAAAAAATATTGATTCACGATTTATGGATCTACCCTTTGACCCGAATAATGAATATTCCATCCCTTATTTCTGGGGAACATTGGGCATCGTCTATAATCCTGACTTAGTTGGAGATTTGGATTTTACCAGCTGGAATGATTTATGGGATGAAGGCTTAGAGAATCAGATTCTCCTAGTGGATAGTGCACGGGAGGTTATCGGTCTCGGACTGAACAGTCTTGGCTACTCTCTTAATGATACCAATGAAGAGCATCTGCAAGCCGCCAAGGCGAAGCTGGATCAATTAACACCGAATATCAAAGCCATTGTTGGTGATGAGATTAAGATGCTGCTCTACAATGAAGAGGCAGCAGTGGGCCTCGTCTGGTCAGGGGATGCCTCAGAGATTATGAGCGAGAATGACAAGCTCGATTATGTAGTTCCTCATGAAGGCTCTAACCTATGGTTTGATAACTTTGTCATTCCAAAGACAGCGAAGAATATTGAAGGAGCTCATCAGTTTATCAATTTCATGCTCGATCCTAAGGTATCAGCCCAAAACACAGAATATGTAGGCTACTCCACACCGAACTTTGAGGCGTTGGCTTTATTACCAGAGGAGATATCTGGGGATGAACGTTTCTATCCCTCGCCAGAGCTAACGGATAGGCTGGAGGTCTACGAGAACCTGGGGAAACGGATGGTTGCTCATTATAATGAGCTATTCCTAGAGTTTAAAATGCATCGGAAGTAA
- a CDS encoding ABC transporter permease, with product MKRNGKLSKIYLAIVFIILYSPIFYLMYYSFNSGGTMHGFEGFTLEWYKEVFADTRLFIIFLNTLVIALLSAAISTILGVMGAIAIRYLKSRQMKNTLLTFNNVLIVSPDVIIGASFLILFTMIGIKLGFTSVLLSHIAFSVPIVVLMVLPKLQEMSPTLIDAARDLGASGWDVLTKVVLPYITPGIFAGFFMALTYSLDDFAVTFFVTGNGFSTLSVEIYSRARQGISLSINALSTLIFLFTILLVIGYYFINQRNRRANGTGVGK from the coding sequence GTGAAAAGGAATGGGAAGCTTTCAAAAATCTATCTCGCCATCGTTTTCATCATCCTTTACTCTCCCATCTTCTATCTCATGTACTATTCCTTCAACAGTGGAGGAACCATGCATGGCTTCGAAGGGTTTACCTTGGAATGGTATAAGGAAGTGTTCGCAGATACTCGTCTCTTCATCATCTTCCTCAATACCTTGGTGATTGCGCTATTATCTGCAGCAATTTCAACTATTTTAGGCGTAATGGGTGCCATTGCCATCCGCTATCTAAAAAGCCGTCAGATGAAAAATACTTTACTCACATTTAATAATGTTTTGATCGTTAGCCCTGACGTAATTATTGGTGCATCCTTCTTGATCCTATTTACCATGATCGGGATTAAGCTCGGCTTTACCTCAGTGCTGCTATCGCATATTGCCTTCTCTGTACCCATCGTTGTGCTCATGGTTCTGCCTAAGCTACAAGAGATGAGCCCCACCTTAATTGATGCAGCACGAGATCTAGGAGCCAGTGGCTGGGATGTCTTAACGAAGGTGGTTTTACCATATATCACACCAGGGATCTTTGCAGGTTTCTTTATGGCGCTAACCTATTCATTGGATGATTTTGCGGTGACCTTCTTTGTTACGGGGAATGGCTTCTCTACCCTATCTGTAGAGATCTATTCACGGGCACGGCAAGGCATCTCCTTATCGATTAATGCCCTTTCTACCTTGATATTCCTATTTACGATTTTACTTGTGATTGGCTACTACTTTATTAATCAACGTAATCGACGCGCCAATGGAACGGGGGTAGGAAAATGA
- a CDS encoding ABC transporter permease: MENKARNLYLIPYVMWILLFVVAPLLLILYYSFFNVEGQFTLENYQKFFTPVYLRMTLSSFWYAFLITAFSLLIAYPTAYLLTKTKHKQLWLLLIILPTWINLLLKAYAFIGIFGTYGAANNFLEFIGIGTKQILFTDFSFVFVSVYIFIPFMILPIFNALEKLNPSLVDAARDLGASPWITFRRVIFPITIDGVKSGTQAVFIPALSLFMLTRLIAGNRVITLGTAIEQHFLVTQDWGMGSTIAVFLVIAMALFMIVTGNRKRGM; this comes from the coding sequence ATGGAGAATAAAGCGCGCAACCTCTACTTAATTCCGTATGTTATGTGGATTCTTCTCTTTGTCGTTGCGCCCCTTCTCTTGATTCTCTACTATTCCTTCTTTAATGTGGAAGGTCAATTCACTTTAGAGAATTATCAGAAGTTCTTTACGCCTGTTTATTTACGGATGACCTTGAGTTCATTCTGGTATGCTTTTCTAATTACGGCATTCTCTTTACTCATTGCCTATCCGACAGCCTATCTCTTAACAAAGACCAAGCATAAGCAGCTCTGGCTTTTGCTGATCATCCTACCTACTTGGATCAACTTACTGTTAAAGGCCTATGCCTTCATTGGGATCTTCGGTACCTATGGTGCAGCCAATAATTTCTTGGAGTTCATCGGTATTGGAACGAAGCAGATTCTCTTTACGGATTTTAGCTTTGTCTTTGTCTCAGTTTATATCTTTATTCCATTTATGATTCTGCCCATCTTCAACGCATTGGAGAAGCTCAATCCATCTCTAGTGGATGCTGCCCGTGACCTTGGTGCATCGCCATGGATCACATTCCGTCGCGTCATTTTTCCCATCACCATTGATGGGGTGAAATCAGGTACGCAGGCGGTCTTTATTCCAGCCTTATCTTTATTTATGCTGACACGCTTGATTGCAGGGAACCGTGTCATTACTCTTGGTACAGCCATTGAACAACATTTTCTTGTTACACAAGACTGGGGCATGGGTTCTACCATCGCTGTCTTCCTCGTGATTGCCATGGCGCTCTTCATGATTGTAACAGGAAATCGGAAGAGGGGGATGTAA
- a CDS encoding ABC transporter ATP-binding protein, whose translation MGDNVIIRFENVTKQYDDDPVVLDNVSFEIERGKFYTLLGPSGCGKTTILRLIAGFIEPTKGNIFFKDRIVNQIPANERQVNTVFQDYALFPHLNVFENVAFGLRIKKMKNAEVEEKVKEALRFVNLVGYENREIREMSGGQRQRVAIARAIVNEPEVLLLDEPLSALDLKLRTEMQYELRELQRRLGITFIFVTHDQEEALAMSDEIFVINEGKIQQSGTPIDIYDEPINRFVADFIGESNIVHGKMIKDFCVEFVGKQFECVDQGLNPNEPVEVVIRPEDLEVTTREHGKLQVHVDSQLFRGVHYEICCYDEAGNEWLVHSTKKVKVGDEIGLYFDPEAIHVMRFGETEEEFDKRLEAYDEVDNGE comes from the coding sequence ATGGGGGATAATGTAATTATTCGCTTTGAAAATGTAACGAAACAGTATGACGATGATCCAGTGGTTCTTGACAATGTGAGCTTTGAAATTGAACGAGGCAAGTTCTATACATTACTCGGCCCCTCTGGATGTGGGAAGACAACGATCCTTCGTTTGATCGCTGGTTTTATAGAGCCAACCAAGGGGAATATCTTCTTTAAAGATCGAATCGTCAATCAAATTCCTGCCAATGAACGGCAAGTCAATACCGTATTTCAGGATTATGCGCTCTTTCCACACCTCAATGTATTTGAGAATGTAGCATTTGGGCTACGAATCAAAAAAATGAAAAATGCCGAGGTAGAGGAGAAGGTTAAAGAAGCATTACGCTTTGTCAACCTTGTAGGCTATGAAAACCGGGAGATTCGTGAGATGTCAGGTGGACAACGGCAGCGCGTTGCCATTGCCCGTGCCATCGTGAATGAGCCTGAGGTGCTTCTGCTTGATGAACCCTTATCCGCCCTTGACCTTAAGCTTCGGACGGAGATGCAGTATGAATTACGAGAACTGCAACGTCGTCTCGGCATTACATTTATCTTTGTTACCCATGATCAGGAAGAAGCACTGGCCATGTCTGATGAGATCTTTGTCATCAATGAAGGCAAAATTCAGCAAAGCGGTACACCTATCGACATTTATGACGAACCAATTAATCGCTTTGTCGCAGACTTTATTGGAGAGTCCAATATTGTTCATGGGAAAATGATCAAGGATTTTTGTGTGGAATTTGTGGGCAAGCAGTTTGAATGTGTGGACCAGGGATTGAACCCCAATGAGCCTGTGGAGGTGGTGATTCGTCCGGAAGACCTGGAAGTGACCACCCGGGAGCATGGTAAGCTTCAAGTTCATGTGGATTCCCAATTGTTCCGTGGTGTGCATTATGAGATCTGCTGCTACGATGAAGCAGGGAATGAATGGCTGGTCCATTCAACGAAAAAGGTTAAGGTAGGAGATGAGATCGGTCTCTACTTCGATCCAGAGGCGATCCATGTTATGCGTTTTGGTGAAACAGAAGAGGAGTTTGACAAACGACTCGAAGCGTACGACGAGGTGGACAATGGAGAATAA
- a CDS encoding helix-turn-helix domain-containing protein, translating into MHIGKKIKRLRLKKGLTQEELGERTDLSKGYISQLERDLSSPSIDTFFNILEVLGCTPQEFFDEEKGEQKVVYGEDDQTDYIDEERGYQIQWLVPESNENEMEPIRLTLQPGGEFKQFEPSLAETFAFVLSGRVMVKLGERVYYAKAGEAIYYHASDDHQIINDADGVSELLLVATESYL; encoded by the coding sequence ATGCATATTGGAAAGAAAATCAAACGATTACGTTTGAAAAAAGGGCTGACGCAGGAAGAGTTGGGGGAACGGACTGATCTGAGTAAGGGCTATATCTCCCAGTTGGAACGGGACTTAAGCTCACCTTCCATTGACACGTTCTTTAACATTCTTGAAGTACTGGGCTGCACACCACAAGAATTTTTCGATGAGGAAAAGGGTGAGCAGAAGGTAGTCTATGGTGAGGATGATCAAACGGACTATATCGATGAAGAACGGGGCTACCAGATTCAATGGCTTGTCCCAGAGTCCAATGAGAATGAGATGGAGCCTATTCGTCTAACACTTCAACCAGGTGGAGAGTTTAAACAGTTTGAGCCATCCTTAGCCGAAACCTTTGCCTTTGTCCTAAGCGGACGGGTCATGGTGAAGCTAGGAGAGCGGGTTTACTATGCGAAGGCTGGCGAAGCGATCTATTATCATGCATCAGATGATCATCAGATTATTAATGATGCAGATGGTGTCTCCGAATTACTTCTCGTTGCTACCGAATCTTATTTATAG